The Haloplanus salinarum genome includes a region encoding these proteins:
- the hmgB gene encoding hydroxymethylglutaryl-CoA synthase: MTAVGIDAIEIWTGKLALDLAETFAPAKDDNPEKYTKGLGLRASSFPDTYEDIVTMGANAAKRLMDRKGLEPDDIGRIDVATESAFDNSKPVSTYIAGCLEDVYDGDFHHANKGERKFACVAGTQSIDDAYNWIKAGRNRGRAALVIATDTALYARGDPGEATQGAGAVAMLVDEDPNVVELSTHQGYGSADETDFLKPNQQFPSVDGKRSVQVYLARMREALEDFESVAGRTHPDDYAYIPFHTPFPGMVRKAALLGFRHMTRDTEVEDGLADEIGRQPRETDFEDWDAYEGAIREYMDALKETDTYDTWYARAIDPTLTLSRQVGNWYTGSVHVARASALKTAAETGRALSGEKLLLGSYGSGAQAEIHSETVAEGWREEVEALDIDEQLSRRYDLSFEEYGRVHDAHNHEKERELEEFTVPGGEFVFTGWGRMNERTYEYVD, from the coding sequence ATGACAGCCGTCGGCATCGACGCAATCGAAATCTGGACGGGGAAACTCGCCTTGGACCTGGCCGAGACGTTCGCGCCGGCCAAGGACGACAACCCGGAGAAGTACACGAAGGGACTGGGGCTGCGGGCCTCCTCGTTCCCGGACACCTACGAGGACATCGTCACGATGGGCGCGAACGCGGCCAAGCGTTTGATGGACCGGAAGGGGCTGGAACCGGACGACATCGGCCGCATCGACGTGGCGACCGAGAGCGCGTTCGACAACTCCAAACCCGTCTCGACGTACATCGCCGGCTGCCTGGAGGACGTCTACGACGGCGACTTCCACCACGCGAACAAGGGCGAACGGAAGTTCGCCTGCGTGGCTGGCACCCAGAGCATCGACGACGCGTACAACTGGATCAAGGCGGGGCGCAACCGGGGCCGCGCGGCGCTGGTCATCGCCACCGACACCGCGCTCTACGCCCGGGGCGATCCCGGCGAGGCCACGCAGGGGGCGGGCGCGGTGGCGATGCTCGTCGACGAGGACCCGAACGTGGTCGAACTCTCGACCCACCAGGGCTACGGGAGCGCCGACGAGACGGACTTCCTGAAGCCCAACCAGCAGTTCCCGAGCGTCGACGGCAAGCGCTCCGTGCAGGTGTATCTGGCGCGGATGCGCGAGGCCCTAGAGGACTTCGAGTCCGTCGCCGGGCGCACCCACCCCGACGACTACGCGTACATCCCCTTCCACACGCCGTTCCCGGGGATGGTGCGGAAGGCCGCGCTGCTCGGCTTCCGGCACATGACCCGCGACACCGAAGTCGAGGACGGCCTCGCCGACGAGATCGGACGCCAGCCCCGCGAAACCGACTTCGAGGACTGGGACGCCTACGAGGGAGCCATCCGCGAGTACATGGACGCGCTGAAGGAAACCGATACCTACGACACTTGGTACGCGCGGGCCATCGACCCGACGCTCACGCTCTCGCGACAGGTGGGTAACTGGTACACCGGGTCGGTCCACGTCGCCCGTGCGAGCGCGCTCAAGACCGCCGCCGAGACGGGGCGGGCGCTCTCGGGCGAGAAGCTCCTCCTCGGCTCCTACGGCTCCGGCGCGCAGGCGGAGATCCACTCCGAGACGGTCGCCGAGGGGTGGCGCGAGGAGGTCGAGGCACTCGACATCGACGAGCAACTCTCCCGGCGCTACGACCTGAGCTTCGAGGAGTACGGGCGCGTCCACGACGCCCACAACCACGAGAAAGAACGGGAGTTGGAGGAGTTCACCGTCCCGGGCGGGGAGTTCGTCTTCACCGGCTGGGGCCGGATGAACGAGCGAACCTACGAGTACGTCGACTAA
- the gcvH gene encoding glycine cleavage system protein GcvH has product MSFDVPTDRRYLESHEWTTTDGDTVRIGITDFAQDELGDVVFVELPDVGSEVTAEAEFGVVESIKAVSDLLSPVSGTVTAVNEDLFDAPELLNQDPYGDGWMLEVEPSDESEFDDLLTADEYRDNVE; this is encoded by the coding sequence ATGAGCTTCGACGTACCCACCGACCGGCGGTATCTGGAATCGCACGAGTGGACGACGACGGACGGCGACACCGTCCGCATCGGCATCACCGACTTCGCACAGGACGAACTCGGCGACGTCGTGTTCGTCGAACTCCCCGACGTCGGCAGCGAGGTGACCGCCGAGGCGGAGTTCGGCGTCGTCGAGAGCATCAAGGCCGTCTCGGACCTCCTCTCGCCCGTGTCGGGGACGGTGACCGCCGTCAACGAGGACCTGTTCGACGCGCCGGAACTGCTCAACCAGGATCCCTACGGCGACGGCTGGATGCTGGAGGTCGAACCGAGCGACGAGAGCGAGTTCGACGACCTGTTGACCGCCGACGAGTACCGCGACAACGTCGAATAG
- a CDS encoding SLC13 family permease has protein sequence MLVVFALILLALVLFATERFPVDVTAILVMVLLMVLEPWTQISPREGISGFANPATITVLAMLILSTGINRTGLVQLLGRKMAAFAGSDRRKQLAATIGVTGPVSGFVNNTPVVAILVPVIADLAHEGKTSPSKLLMPLSFASMLGGTLTLIGTSTNILASDIAAQLGAENPALELEAFGMFEFTKLGVVVFVVGALYLMTVGVRLLPERVPADEDLVEEYDLQEYLTDVEVPPESPLVGQTVDEALGDDDLDIDVLQLLRGGEGFSDPLARKEIRPNDTLRLRTNRETLERILEAESLSLSGGPETEDDLGPDDEPPMLVEVVVPSGSSLVGETLASSTFRQRYDANVLAFRSHGDVVRDRFEDIRIRVGDTLLVQAPPDSFTRLVDNEDFIVAHEFDETTYRGEKIPFAVGIIAGVVALPALNLLPIVVSALAGVVAMVFTGVLKPTELYSSVEWNVIFLLAGVIPLGIALQQTGAATLLGEAVAATATVLPPIGVLWVFYLATGLLTSVISNNASVVLLIPVAANAAQAIGGNAFAFVLAVTFAASTAFMTPVGYQTNLFVYGPGGYRFSDFLRVGAPLQLLLSVVTVLGIAFFWGVRA, from the coding sequence ATGCTCGTCGTCTTCGCGCTCATCCTCCTCGCACTCGTGCTCTTCGCGACGGAACGGTTCCCGGTCGACGTCACGGCCATCCTAGTGATGGTCCTCCTGATGGTCCTCGAACCGTGGACGCAGATCTCGCCACGCGAGGGCATCTCGGGGTTCGCCAACCCCGCGACGATCACCGTCCTGGCGATGCTCATCCTGAGTACGGGGATCAACCGGACCGGTCTCGTCCAGTTGCTGGGCCGGAAGATGGCCGCGTTCGCGGGAAGCGACCGGCGCAAGCAACTCGCGGCGACCATCGGTGTCACCGGGCCGGTCTCGGGGTTCGTCAACAACACGCCGGTCGTCGCCATCCTGGTTCCCGTCATCGCCGACCTCGCCCACGAGGGAAAGACCTCCCCGTCGAAGCTACTCATGCCGCTTTCCTTCGCCTCGATGCTCGGGGGGACGCTGACGCTCATCGGGACCTCGACGAACATCCTCGCGAGCGACATCGCGGCCCAGTTGGGCGCCGAAAACCCGGCCCTCGAGTTGGAGGCGTTCGGGATGTTCGAGTTCACGAAACTCGGGGTCGTCGTCTTCGTCGTCGGCGCCCTCTATCTCATGACCGTCGGGGTGCGGCTCCTGCCGGAGCGGGTGCCGGCCGACGAGGACCTCGTCGAGGAGTACGACCTCCAGGAGTACCTCACCGACGTCGAGGTTCCGCCGGAGTCGCCGCTCGTCGGGCAGACCGTCGATGAGGCGCTCGGCGACGACGACCTCGACATCGACGTGTTACAGCTGCTCCGGGGCGGGGAGGGGTTCTCCGACCCCCTCGCGCGCAAGGAGATCCGTCCGAACGACACGCTCCGTCTCAGGACGAACCGCGAGACGCTCGAACGGATCCTGGAGGCCGAGAGCCTCTCCCTGTCGGGCGGCCCCGAGACCGAGGACGACCTAGGTCCGGACGACGAGCCGCCGATGCTCGTCGAGGTGGTCGTGCCGTCGGGGTCGTCGCTCGTCGGCGAGACGCTGGCGAGTTCGACGTTCCGTCAGCGCTACGACGCGAACGTCCTCGCTTTTCGGAGCCACGGCGACGTGGTCCGGGACCGCTTCGAGGATATCCGCATCCGCGTGGGGGATACGCTGCTCGTGCAGGCGCCGCCCGACAGCTTCACTCGCCTCGTCGACAACGAGGACTTCATCGTCGCCCACGAGTTCGACGAGACCACCTACCGGGGCGAGAAGATCCCGTTCGCGGTCGGGATCATCGCCGGCGTCGTCGCGCTCCCGGCGCTGAATCTCCTCCCCATCGTCGTCTCGGCGCTGGCCGGCGTCGTGGCCATGGTCTTCACCGGCGTTCTCAAACCCACGGAGCTCTACTCGTCGGTCGAGTGGAACGTGATCTTCCTGCTGGCGGGGGTGATCCCGTTGGGGATCGCCCTCCAACAGACGGGGGCCGCGACGCTACTCGGGGAGGCCGTCGCCGCGACGGCGACCGTCCTCCCACCGATCGGCGTCCTGTGGGTGTTCTACCTCGCCACCGGGCTCCTGACGAGCGTCATCAGCAACAACGCGAGCGTCGTGTTGCTGATCCCGGTCGCCGCCAACGCGGCCCAGGCCATCGGCGGGAACGCCTTCGCCTTCGTCCTCGCGGTGACGTTCGCGGCCTCGACGGCGTTCATGACCCCCGTGGGCTACCAGACGAACCTCTTCGTCTACGGTCCCGGCGGCTACCGGTTCTCCGACTTCCTGCGCGTCGGCGCGCCCCTCCAGCTCCTACTCTCGGTCGTCACCGTCCTCGGCATCGCCTTCTTCTGGGGCGTCCGGGCGTGA
- a CDS encoding helix-turn-helix domain-containing protein translates to MREIEFSVAYEPGTDALMDVFHEYPALSCRSSACYSSPSTMWRIDHVHGPEAGIEAFADVFLDEGRCNECLDQPGCDSRREYHVLDGTPTSRTIYTYREEVHRCHSLPYFVLDHVGEGVVFESCRTDGGYRWKILYPGEQAVGELFDTIESNLRDGLSLELSHLRQSGKWDADVRTAFQLSHEQWEALTHAVEAGYYTRPREATVAELAEDLGLPRSTVQYRLRSAEDVVVSEFVRNTL, encoded by the coding sequence ATGAGGGAGATCGAGTTCTCGGTAGCGTACGAGCCCGGCACCGACGCGCTGATGGACGTGTTCCACGAGTACCCCGCCCTCTCCTGTCGATCGTCGGCCTGTTATTCGAGTCCGTCGACGATGTGGCGGATCGACCACGTCCACGGCCCGGAGGCGGGGATCGAGGCGTTCGCGGACGTGTTCCTCGACGAGGGGCGTTGTAACGAGTGTCTGGACCAGCCGGGGTGTGACTCCCGGCGGGAGTATCACGTCCTCGACGGGACGCCGACCTCGCGGACGATCTACACCTACCGCGAGGAGGTCCACCGGTGTCACTCGCTACCCTACTTCGTGTTGGACCACGTCGGCGAGGGCGTGGTCTTCGAGTCCTGTCGGACGGACGGCGGGTACCGGTGGAAGATCCTCTATCCCGGCGAGCAGGCCGTCGGCGAGCTGTTCGACACCATCGAGTCGAACCTTCGGGACGGCCTCTCGCTGGAGCTCTCCCATCTCCGGCAGTCGGGAAAGTGGGACGCCGACGTCCGCACGGCCTTCCAGCTCTCCCACGAGCAGTGGGAGGCGCTGACCCACGCCGTCGAGGCGGGCTACTACACCCGTCCGCGCGAGGCGACGGTCGCCGAGTTGGCCGAGGATCTCGGCCTGCCGCGGTCGACGGTGCAGTACCGCCTGCGCTCCGCGGAGGACGTCGTCGTCTCCGAGTTCGTCCGCAACACGCTCTAG
- a CDS encoding two-component system sensor histidine kinase NtrB — protein sequence MDATSDVSTGTGHDEGAYRRLLEGTAAHATFMLDADGDVSMWPAVARSLYGHDPDAMVGRGLERLFADDRGTPPPLDDLLAEAATAPIEIEGWHVRDDGSVFWATCTVSPLGTDGTDGYAVVSHDTTASKQRERMLERQNDRLKEFTDILSHDLRTPLSVVDGRLELFRETGDPEHLAAIEATTDRMEDLVDDLLRVARQGDVVERPETTDIGRVLDIAKEGALSGDATCTYDPVPAVMADPDRLVQLFENLLRNSVEHGSTSSRRESADDTVEHGSTGNRTESGDSEGSEIPREAGKAGAPPVHVAVGPLENGFYVEDDGSGIPTADRDRVFEHGYTTHEDGTGYGLSVVRSIVGAHGWDITVTDAAGGGARFEITAVDFTGEP from the coding sequence ATGGACGCCACATCCGACGTTTCCACTGGAACGGGACACGACGAGGGGGCGTACCGACGGCTCCTCGAGGGGACGGCCGCTCACGCGACGTTCATGCTCGACGCCGACGGCGACGTTTCGATGTGGCCGGCGGTGGCCCGCAGCCTCTACGGTCACGACCCCGACGCGATGGTCGGCCGGGGACTGGAACGGCTCTTCGCCGACGACCGGGGGACGCCGCCGCCCCTCGACGACCTGTTGGCCGAGGCGGCGACCGCCCCGATCGAAATCGAGGGCTGGCACGTCCGGGACGACGGATCGGTGTTCTGGGCGACCTGTACCGTCTCGCCGCTCGGGACCGACGGCACCGACGGTTACGCCGTCGTCAGCCACGACACGACCGCCAGCAAGCAACGCGAGCGGATGCTCGAACGCCAGAACGACCGGCTCAAGGAGTTCACCGACATCCTCTCTCACGACCTCCGCACCCCGCTGTCGGTCGTCGACGGCCGTCTCGAACTGTTCCGGGAGACCGGCGACCCGGAACACCTCGCGGCCATCGAGGCGACGACCGACCGGATGGAGGACCTCGTCGACGACCTCCTCCGCGTGGCCCGACAGGGCGACGTGGTCGAACGGCCGGAGACGACCGATATCGGGCGTGTCCTGGATATCGCCAAGGAGGGCGCGCTGTCGGGCGATGCGACCTGTACCTACGACCCGGTCCCGGCGGTGATGGCCGATCCGGACCGGCTGGTCCAGCTGTTCGAGAACCTTCTGCGGAACAGCGTGGAACATGGTTCCACGAGCAGTCGGCGCGAAAGCGCCGACGACACCGTCGAACACGGTTCGACGGGCAATCGGACGGAGTCCGGCGACAGCGAGGGATCGGAGATCCCTCGGGAAGCCGGCAAAGCCGGCGCCCCCCCGGTACACGTCGCCGTCGGCCCGCTCGAAAACGGGTTCTACGTCGAGGACGACGGCTCGGGCATCCCGACGGCGGACCGCGACCGGGTGTTCGAACACGGCTACACCACCCACGAGGACGGGACGGGATACGGCCTCTCGGTCGTGCGTTCGATCGTCGGCGCTCACGGATGGGACATCACGGTGACCGACGCGGCGGGTGGCGGCGCCCGGTTCGAGATCACGGCCGTCGACTTCACCGGCGAGCCGTAG
- a CDS encoding TatD family hydrolase, producing the protein MTDPELDTPVLDDHLHLDPDAGRGLDAIRDFRRLGGTHLLVVNKPSWHLGVEADAGEDFRAVFERTLEVVADADDLLPGRAWPVLGVHPGLISRLVDERGRSAAAARDLMRAGLDVAAEYVRDGRALALKSGRPHYDVPEEVWDASNAVLRYALELGAELDCAVQLHTEASEDLTEIATWAEDRGLSAHRVVKHYAGATLAGPTPSVMCRKEWLREAAERGDPFLMETDFVDDPDRPGAVMGPKTVPRRVRMLRSEGYDDAIRLAHVETPARVYGIDTEATLTG; encoded by the coding sequence GTGACCGACCCGGAACTCGACACCCCGGTACTCGACGATCACCTCCACCTCGATCCCGACGCCGGGCGGGGGCTCGACGCGATCCGTGACTTCCGCCGACTCGGCGGGACGCACCTGCTCGTGGTGAACAAGCCGTCGTGGCACCTCGGCGTCGAGGCCGATGCGGGCGAGGACTTCCGTGCCGTCTTCGAGCGGACGCTCGAGGTGGTGGCCGACGCCGACGACCTGTTGCCCGGCCGCGCGTGGCCGGTCCTGGGCGTTCACCCCGGCCTGATCTCGCGGCTCGTCGACGAGCGTGGCCGCTCGGCGGCCGCTGCACGGGACCTGATGCGGGCGGGACTGGACGTCGCCGCCGAGTACGTCCGCGACGGGCGCGCGCTCGCGCTCAAGTCGGGACGCCCCCACTACGACGTCCCCGAGGAGGTGTGGGACGCCTCGAACGCGGTCCTCCGGTACGCCCTCGAACTGGGGGCGGAGTTGGACTGTGCAGTCCAGTTGCACACGGAGGCCAGCGAGGACTTGACCGAAATCGCGACCTGGGCCGAGGATCGGGGGCTGTCGGCCCACCGCGTCGTGAAACACTACGCGGGGGCGACGCTCGCGGGGCCGACGCCGAGCGTGATGTGTCGCAAGGAGTGGCTCCGCGAGGCCGCCGAGCGGGGCGACCCGTTCCTGATGGAGACGGATTTCGTCGACGACCCCGACCGGCCGGGCGCGGTGATGGGGCCGAAGACGGTCCCCCGGCGGGTCCGGATGCTACGCTCGGAGGGGTACGACGACGCGATCAGGCTAGCCCACGTCGAAACGCCCGCCCGCGTCTACGGAATCGACACCGAGGCGACGCTGACGGGCTGA
- a CDS encoding type IV pilin yields the protein MPNRAQSEAVGSILVIGLVVVVVGVAGTAALGPITSGTDGVRAEITGGVDTDGITLSHQGGDSISGDELRLIVRVNGSETGLDWADGTLSGGDDAFDPGEGWRVSRDYHADSVVAVTLIHDPSNAVLFDTERNPASTDPVVADRGGNVGARDSEGAVPGGGSGSSPGDGSGDGDDDDGDDDDEDDEGDDDGDEDDEGDDDGDEDDEGDDNGDEDDEDDEDDGAPGNSGSAPGQNR from the coding sequence ATGCCCAACCGGGCCCAGTCCGAAGCCGTCGGCTCGATCCTCGTCATCGGCCTCGTCGTCGTGGTCGTCGGCGTAGCGGGGACTGCGGCGCTGGGTCCGATCACGTCGGGGACGGACGGCGTCCGAGCGGAGATCACCGGCGGCGTCGACACCGACGGAATCACGCTCTCTCACCAGGGCGGCGACTCGATTTCGGGCGACGAACTCCGCCTGATCGTCCGGGTAAACGGGAGCGAGACGGGCCTCGACTGGGCCGACGGCACGCTCTCGGGCGGCGACGACGCCTTCGACCCCGGCGAGGGGTGGCGCGTCAGCCGGGACTACCACGCGGACAGCGTCGTCGCGGTGACGCTGATACACGACCCGTCGAACGCGGTCCTGTTCGACACCGAGCGGAACCCGGCGAGCACGGATCCGGTCGTCGCCGACCGGGGCGGGAACGTCGGGGCCAGGGACAGCGAGGGTGCGGTTCCGGGCGGAGGGAGCGGGTCGTCGCCGGGGGACGGAAGCGGCGACGGTGACGACGATGACGGTGACGATGACGACGAAGACGACGAGGGCGACGATGACGGTGACGAAGACGACGAGGGCGACGATGACGGTGACGAAGACGACGAGGGCGACGATAACGGTGACGAAGACGACGAGGACGACGAGGATGACGGCGCTCCGGGGAACTCCGGCTCGGCACCGGGACAAAACAGGTGA
- a CDS encoding NYN domain-containing protein, giving the protein MDPLGWLSDGGDDEPRVALFVDGPNVLREEFDVDLDDVREAATAAGRPATTRLYVDEHATPELIQAAEARGFEVIVTSGDVDVKLAVDLTRFAVEDRADVIAVASRDTDFKPAVETANAQGLRTLAIAPGEHGRSDALRNAAGESVTLD; this is encoded by the coding sequence ATGGACCCCCTCGGGTGGCTGTCGGACGGCGGGGACGACGAGCCACGCGTGGCGCTGTTCGTCGACGGGCCGAACGTCCTCCGCGAGGAGTTCGACGTGGACCTGGACGACGTGCGCGAGGCGGCGACCGCCGCGGGCCGACCGGCGACCACCCGGCTCTACGTCGACGAGCACGCGACGCCCGAACTCATTCAGGCCGCCGAGGCCCGCGGGTTCGAGGTGATCGTCACCAGCGGCGACGTCGACGTGAAACTCGCGGTCGACCTCACCCGTTTTGCCGTCGAGGATCGGGCGGACGTGATCGCCGTCGCCTCCCGGGATACGGACTTCAAGCCGGCCGTCGAGACGGCCAACGCCCAGGGACTCCGCACCCTCGCCATCGCGCCCGGCGAACACGGCCGCTCCGACGCGCTCCGGAACGCCGCCGGCGAGAGCGTCACCCTCGACTGA
- the gcvT gene encoding glycine cleavage system aminomethyltransferase GcvT, translated as MGLRKPPLRETHASRGASFTEFGGWEMPVEFDSISTEHAAVRESAGLFDVSHMGEIEVSGPDATALLNRLTTNDVTELDPGDTQYACITDADGIILDDTVVFRLPDDAGPRYLFVPNAGHDEEMYERWVDHRDERGLDATVRNTTEEWAMLALQGPDATNLAADATNGATRDVDRFEASFLEVAGVRSLASRTGYTGEDGFEFLCPWDEVETVWSAFDCQPCGLGARDTLRLEMGFLLSGQDFDPEDEPRTPYEAGIAWTVDLDTSFVGRDALERVEREGIDERFRGVRLLERGVPRHGYEVVDADGDHLGHLTSGTMSPTLGEPIGLGYLAADEAPPGTRVRVVVRGEPKQAKVVSPPFIDK; from the coding sequence ATGGGTCTACGGAAGCCACCCTTGCGGGAGACACACGCCTCGCGGGGTGCCTCGTTCACCGAATTCGGCGGCTGGGAGATGCCGGTGGAGTTCGACTCCATCAGTACCGAACACGCGGCCGTCCGGGAGTCCGCCGGACTGTTCGACGTCTCGCACATGGGCGAAATCGAGGTGTCCGGTCCCGACGCGACGGCGTTGCTGAACCGGTTGACCACCAACGACGTGACCGAACTCGATCCGGGAGACACCCAGTACGCCTGCATCACCGACGCGGACGGGATCATCCTCGACGACACGGTGGTGTTCCGGCTGCCCGACGACGCGGGTCCCCGGTACCTGTTCGTCCCGAACGCCGGGCACGACGAGGAGATGTACGAGCGGTGGGTCGATCACCGCGACGAGCGGGGCCTCGACGCGACGGTGCGAAACACGACCGAGGAGTGGGCGATGCTGGCGTTACAGGGGCCGGACGCGACGAACCTCGCCGCCGACGCGACGAACGGCGCGACCCGCGACGTCGACCGGTTCGAGGCCTCGTTTTTGGAGGTGGCGGGCGTCCGCTCGCTCGCGTCACGGACGGGCTACACCGGCGAGGATGGCTTCGAGTTCCTCTGTCCGTGGGACGAGGTGGAGACGGTGTGGTCGGCGTTCGACTGCCAGCCCTGCGGGCTCGGCGCGCGCGACACCCTCCGTCTGGAGATGGGCTTTCTCCTCTCGGGTCAGGACTTCGACCCCGAGGACGAGCCCCGGACGCCCTACGAGGCCGGCATCGCCTGGACCGTCGACCTCGATACGTCGTTCGTGGGGCGTGACGCGCTCGAACGCGTCGAGCGCGAGGGGATCGACGAGCGGTTCCGGGGCGTTCGGTTGCTGGAACGGGGCGTCCCGCGACACGGGTACGAGGTGGTCGACGCCGACGGCGACCACCTCGGCCACCTCACCAGCGGCACGATGAGTCCCACGCTCGGCGAACCCATCGGCCTCGGCTACCTCGCGGCCGACGAGGCACCCCCGGGAACCCGCGTTCGGGTCGTGGTCCGGGGCGAACCGAAGCAGGCAAAGGTGGTCAGCCCACCATTCATCGACAAATGA
- a CDS encoding TrmB family transcriptional regulator → MTTTNDLERAVDVLQQLGLKEYEARCFVGLSRVRAGTAKQLSEMTEVPRTRVYDAIRVLESQGLVEIQHSSPQQFRAVPLAEATETLRDRYEDRVDRLHTALETIEVVDEDDGKAIQEVWAMSGREAIENRADDLIADASDEVVLVVGDESLFTDDLVDTLDGVDDDVDVVVGALTEPLQERIATALPDATTFLSGLEWLRRAGTDETAIGRLLLVDRASILVSSIVPDSGEEQAIFGEGFGNGLVVIARRLMAQGLASIDDPHE, encoded by the coding sequence ATGACCACGACAAACGACTTGGAACGGGCGGTCGACGTACTCCAGCAACTCGGGCTCAAGGAGTACGAAGCACGGTGTTTCGTCGGCCTCTCACGGGTCCGTGCGGGGACGGCGAAGCAGTTGAGCGAGATGACCGAGGTACCCCGAACCCGAGTGTACGACGCGATCCGGGTGCTGGAGTCACAGGGACTCGTCGAGATCCAGCACTCCAGCCCACAGCAGTTCCGGGCGGTCCCGTTGGCCGAGGCGACCGAGACGCTCCGCGACCGGTACGAGGACCGCGTCGACCGCCTCCACACGGCCCTCGAGACGATCGAAGTCGTCGACGAGGACGACGGCAAGGCGATCCAGGAGGTGTGGGCGATGTCCGGACGGGAGGCTATCGAGAACCGGGCCGACGACCTCATCGCCGACGCCTCGGACGAGGTCGTCCTCGTCGTCGGCGACGAATCCCTTTTCACCGACGACCTCGTCGACACCCTCGACGGGGTCGACGACGACGTCGACGTCGTGGTCGGCGCGCTGACCGAACCGCTCCAGGAGCGGATCGCGACGGCCCTCCCCGACGCCACGACGTTTCTCTCCGGACTGGAGTGGCTTCGGCGGGCGGGAACCGACGAGACGGCGATCGGTCGCCTCCTCCTCGTCGACCGGGCGTCGATCCTGGTGAGTTCCATCGTCCCCGACTCCGGGGAGGAACAGGCCATCTTCGGCGAGGGGTTCGGCAACGGCCTCGTCGTGATCGCCCGCCGACTCATGGCACAGGGGCTGGCGTCCATCGACGACCCACACGAGTGA
- a CDS encoding winged helix-turn-helix transcriptional regulator yields the protein MSDPDLELASRREIYQRIADTPGIHFRALLDELEYAQGTLQYQLRWLADEDLIDVSDDGKYTRYYPAAEFDEADRTVMNALRREYSRRILAHLLTDGPLSTTELGDRLDKAQSTISWHLSKLAEADLVTKERDGRSVVYEVSNPDRVKYLYTVHQRSFTDKVVDRILGLWDSY from the coding sequence ATGTCGGACCCGGATCTCGAATTGGCCTCTCGGCGGGAAATCTACCAGCGGATAGCCGATACGCCTGGAATTCACTTTCGCGCGCTCCTCGACGAACTCGAGTACGCGCAGGGGACGCTCCAGTACCAGCTCAGGTGGCTCGCCGATGAAGACCTGATCGACGTCTCTGACGACGGCAAGTACACGCGGTACTATCCGGCTGCCGAGTTCGACGAAGCCGATCGAACAGTGATGAACGCGCTGCGCCGGGAATACAGTCGCCGCATCCTCGCACATCTTCTCACGGACGGTCCACTCTCGACAACCGAACTCGGCGACCGCTTGGACAAGGCGCAATCGACCATCTCGTGGCATCTTTCGAAGCTCGCCGAGGCTGACCTCGTCACGAAAGAACGCGACGGCCGGAGCGTCGTCTACGAGGTCAGCAATCCTGATCGGGTAAAATACCTCTACACGGTTCACCAACGCTCGTTCACTGACAAAGTCGTCGACCGAATTCTGGGTCTCTGGGACAGCTACTAA
- a CDS encoding DUF2150 family protein: MTDVEDTFYTEDRWQNWIGRVAEEDLDPENEDSARLLLNLQDDAAIAVAKIISAHEDGRLDEEAAIDELAGVRDIVLDDVDLEDEEKRMLVDGVQTSLVCVFYAAEEYIAAGPAEDGTIEEYVHAAADAEANEDLDAALGYLVQAGTRIIDGDELDIALVEDLEYGLVSEWVNGLDSLQSAMSDPEVVEEDENED; encoded by the coding sequence ATGACCGACGTGGAGGACACGTTCTACACCGAAGACCGCTGGCAGAACTGGATCGGGAGGGTCGCCGAGGAGGACCTCGACCCGGAGAACGAGGATTCGGCGCGACTCCTGCTCAACCTGCAGGACGACGCCGCCATCGCCGTCGCGAAGATCATCAGCGCCCACGAGGACGGCCGCCTCGACGAGGAGGCCGCGATCGACGAACTCGCCGGCGTCCGCGACATCGTCCTCGACGACGTCGACCTGGAGGACGAGGAAAAGCGGATGCTGGTCGACGGCGTCCAGACGAGCCTCGTCTGTGTGTTCTACGCCGCCGAGGAGTACATCGCCGCCGGCCCGGCCGAGGACGGTACCATCGAGGAGTACGTCCACGCGGCGGCCGACGCCGAGGCCAACGAGGACTTAGACGCCGCGCTCGGCTACCTCGTCCAGGCCGGAACGCGCATCATCGACGGCGACGAACTCGACATCGCGCTCGTGGAGGACCTGGAGTACGGCCTGGTCTCCGAGTGGGTCAACGGGCTGGACAGCCTCCAGAGCGCGATGAGCGACCCCGAAGTCGTCGAAGAGGACGAGAACGAAGACTGA